A window from Triticum aestivum cultivar Chinese Spring chromosome 6D, IWGSC CS RefSeq v2.1, whole genome shotgun sequence encodes these proteins:
- the LOC123146187 gene encoding probable protein S-acyltransferase 15, with the protein MARRRGVAAAVAAAATSPALVAAVSLMALVYYYTVFVLLDHWLGLGTTAGAAHAAAFSLLLAACFFSFLCAAAADPGSVPSAFSPDAEDPQGQGLKSRYCDKCCIHKPARTHHCKVCKRCILKMDHHCVWINNCVGYTNYKAFIICVLNATIGSLYSSVIFVCDLLRTEHDFSIHYVKIIHILAGVVLFSLSLTIGSLLCWHIYLICHNMTTIEYREAVRAKWLAKKSGQKYRHRFDQGMRKNIQMIMGPNVFCWLCPTATGHLKDGTEFQNTNN; encoded by the exons ATGGCGCGCAGGAGGGGCGTcgccgcggcggtggcggcggccgcgaCCTCCCCAGCCCTCGTGGCGGCCGTCTCCTTGATGGCGCTAGTGTACTACTACACGGTGTTCGTCTTGCTGGACCACTGGCTCGGCCTCGGCACGACGGCCGGCGCCGCCCACGCGGccgccttctccctcctcctcgccgcctgcttcttctccttcctctgcgccGCGGCCGCCGATCCCGGATCCGTGCCCTCTGCCTTCTCCCCCGACGCCGAGGACCCGCAGGGACAG ggactgaaatcaaggTATTGTGACAAGTGTTGCATCCACAAGCCTGCCCGAACCCACCATTGTAAGGTCTGCAAAAGGTGTATTCTGAAAATG GATCACCACTGTGTTTGGATTAACAACTGTGTGGGCTATACAAATTACAAAGCCTTTATCATCTGCGTCCTGAATGCAACCATTGGGTCCCTTTATTCGTCG GTGATATTTGTATGTGATCTTCTTAGAACGGAGCATGACTTTAGTATTCATTATGTGAAGATTATCCAT ATCTTGGCTGGTGTTGTCTTATTCTCCTTGTCCTTGACAATAGGTTCTTTGTTATGCTGGCATATCTATCTCATATGTCATAACATGACAACAATAGAG TATCGAGAGGCAGTTAGAGCGAAGTGGCTTGCAAAAAAGAGTGGACAGAAGTACCGCCATCGGTTTGATCAAGGCATGAGGAAGAATATTCAAATG ATCATGGGCCCAAATGTTTTCTGCTGGCTTTGCCCCACTGCGACAGGACATCTTAAGGATGGCACCGAGTTCCAGAATACGAACAACTGA